The Scyliorhinus torazame isolate Kashiwa2021f chromosome 22, sScyTor2.1, whole genome shotgun sequence DNA segment acccagcggggaatcgaacctgagaccctggcgctgtgaagaaactgtgctaaccactatgctaccgtcggCCCCCGCGgcgcctcctctcctcctcctcgacctgttgggtGGCCGACTGTCCATCCTCACTGActgcttcctgttcctctggggcaagctccaGAGTTCCTTCCCAAgctgctccagctcatacagccttcGTGCATCCCCCCCGGGCTGCGGCGGCCAGGACGaaggattccgaagtccattgtctgcagggggtgaaagatgaAAGGCTGACACGTTAACACAGTGCATCCCCCCGTGCCCAAGTCCACCAGGCCACACGGTAGCCCCGGCCTGCACTGCAACCCCTTCCCCCACATGTCCTcctaaccccctcctcccccatctccacttTCACCTTCGGCCGTTACCACTAGCACACTGCCCTCCTCACCACAATGTGCCCCACACCGCGGGAGCCTCTGTCCCCGGTACCCGTCCCTGCCGGCAGGGTACGCTCTGCGGCCCCCGTCCATCGCCCTCCTTTAGGGGTTCCCGCGGGCATTGCCTTTCTGAGGGCCGCGTGATGCCCCACCAGTGGGAGGGTCCGATTGTGGGTggcaggggggtttggggagggttggtggggtggaggtagAGTTTTGtgctgggggcacccatacagttgGTGTCACCTGGCGCAACCACGGGCCACAGAGGGCAGCAGTGGGCTGGCAGCAACCACGGGCCACAGAGGGCAGTCAGTGggctgcgcagcaagatggctgccttgcagattaTGGCAGTGGCGGTCCGTTCTGGTCACCCCAGTCCGGAGGggtcaccccgaccccacggcccatcccctgggcaTCCCCATCACATGCCACTACTCCCCCGGCCTTGGCAGACGCCCCCCACtccccagccagccatgccagctGCAGGGCCGCCAGCCCACGCCTCTGGGAACAAgtccttacctcctctctctccctcagcgacGTCCTGTCTTCCCCATTTTAAAAAACCACAAGTGGAACCCGCCGTCAGGAATTTCTCCCGCTTCACCAAAATCCTTTCGGAGAGAAAACCTGCCATCGCGATAcagactggcctacatgtgaatccagacccatgGGGTTGACACATTGCCCTCGAGGGCAATTCGGGTTGCTCAACACGCCCCATGTTGAAGAATTTAGAAAAGGTGGAGTGGAGCGAATTGGATGGCTctctgtgatgggctgaatggcctcctcctgtgtgaTTATGGCTGCACGATTCTACAATACAGGTTTTTATTTGCATGTACAGAGGTGGGATGTCAATGAATGAATGTCTAGCAGGGCCTATTTCACAACTAAAATCTGGGCACTTCTCGATATTGAAAGACTGGGCACTACCCATTAACTTCAATGGTCCAATCACCATGCTCAGAGTGTCGTACACTATTCACGTTGTCGTGGGAGAGGATTTGGGAAGGAAATGGTTTTATTTCTGAACTTGTGGTTAGATGCTGGTGACTCTGCACTTCTGTTTGTCTCGGCTGTGTTCAGCGTGCAGCATTGTGTGCTGCTGGaagctcttttttttaaatttctgctctagAAGCTTCCGTCAATGTGCCAGTTGAAGgctgtgatccccccccccctccgaccgcGAGGGTGATACGCTGTATTGACAGGTAGGCAGTGCCACTGAACGTGCGAGGTGTGCTGGGGTCTGGTGCCGAGGGACAGGTGTGCAGCTGCGCCACAGCACCAGAGAACCAGGGGCTCCGGTCGGACCTGAAGAGCCAGGGCATTCACCGCAGCGGCAGTAAGGAAACATCTGCTGTTAATTATCCAAAACAAAATCAATCCTCCCAATTCGTGTCCCAATCCCTATCTGACCCTGAGTGTGACAGTGACACAtgtctgctcctgctctctctgtcagCCACTTGTTCTTCGAAACATTGCAACGTCAAAGTCTAAATGTTGCTGCAGTCACAGTGAGCTCTGAAAGGGTTAATGATCTTGAGTTAGTTGTTTCCCAGTAATTGCTGCAGTCGATGGAACCCGCCTCCTTTTTTGCACCCCAGGCTTCCAACTAACTGGCGTTGTGCACATTCTAACATATCAAAGTCCTTTCCTGCAGACATTGCTTAATCTGAAACACAACTTTGAAAACTTAACAGAGTGGAATTTGTATCCAATGGTGTTTGATCTGTAACTGGTGAGCAATGTGCTATGTCCTTACTGAATGCATTACCCCTAATCTGTGTACtttccactctcactctgcatgcgtctttctttgtgtgtctgtgtgtatctgtgtgagtgtgcctgtgtgtgtctctgtttctgcgcctgtgtgtgcatttgtgtgtgtctctgtgtacctgtgtgtgcatctgtgtgtgtgtatttgcatgcacgtgtgtgtgtctctgtgtgtctgtgtgtatgtgcccgTGTGTGAGCATATGTTTTCTGCACATGTCTGTAAATGTGCTATTGCACTTCATATCATGTTCCAAGTGTCTCCGGTCTGACAACGCTGCTGCCTCATTCATGTTGCCTCCAGGGACACTATTCATTGGAAGTGAATGATTATCAGCAGCGGGATGGAGATTAATTCTCAACCGAAAACAAAGGAAGATAAAAAGTAGTTTCTTTTTTCCTCTGATAGGTATAGAGCTGTGTTAACCTACAGCGAGGCATGGTTTCTATATAGTTCACCTTCCGAAGAGTTTAATATGTGATGTCGGAATGTTTCATACTCTGTAAATCGCCTTGTGAGGATTTTTTTTACAGGAgttgcaacaacaacaacaacttgcattcacatAGCGTTTGTAATGCAGTGCATCGTCCCAAAGTGCTTCTCAAGAGGGTTAGCAAACTGAATTTGCCGTGGTGCCACCGGGAATACAGTTAGCTAGAGAGGAAGACACCAAGGACGTTCCCCAAAGAAGAGAGAGATGGTGCAGGTTACCCTTTTTCTAACAACACTCTCTCAGAGGGGAACCAAGGTGGGTAGGTGGATTTGAGATAGTGGAAAGGTCCGAAAGTGCCTCGGGTTTAGGGAGGGAACCCCAGAGCTATGGACCTGGATGGATGAAGTCAGctctgccagtgatggggagcgggcatgcacaagaggccagaagcaGTGCACAGATTTTGCATTGTGGGTTTGGAGGAGgctaggagattacagggatagggaaacGCCCtggctgcagagggatttggaagcgagggtgagaattttaaacttGAGGGGTTGTTTCGTGGGGagtcagtgtaggtcagcgagcacagggggggCGTGATAGAGAAATGGGACGGTGTGATCACTCCTTTGGCACTCTTTGTGTGTGGCTTGGTTACCGGTGGCCGAGGCGGGAAGGCGATGGTGTCTGGAAGGAAGGggtgtctgtgctgagtgtgcccTGGTGAACAGGGTGCAGTTGGGAGTGAACGTGTCAATGGAATTCATTGCAGCTCCTTCGGGGCAGGTCCTATGCTGAATTGTCCAGTTTGAGCCAGTCTGTCCGGGTGCATTTATGTTTGATGTTAATGTAGCCATGAGATACAGGAGTGGGGAAGTCAATAATTCACAATGTTTTGAAATTAAGCCTAAGGAGCCACACCTATGACCGAAATCTGCTTTTATGTTGCAGACCACTGATGGCTGCACCTGTGGAAAGCTGGGGGAATTATCTAGTCAGTTTCTAGAAGCATCCAGATTCCGAGCAGTGACTCGAGTGGCGAGCACGCAGAGATCGCAGAGTCCACGTTTGGACTGAATGCTGGTAAGAGAACTCGGCTTGTCGCCAAGGATCCCATACCCCCGTCAGACGTTCCAATATCTTGTGGGCTCCCAATTGCTGCAAACTTTCTTGTTAATGAGCTCATCCTGAAACAAAAGCAAagatcttgtgtgtgtgtgtgtctctgtttgtgtgtctgtgtgtgcatatctgtgtgtgtctttgcatgcacttgtgtgtgtctctgtgtgtgtgtgcctgtgtgtctatgCCTGTGTGTGAGCATATGTGTTTTCTGCACATGACCACTGACGTCCATGTGTGAACAGACCCACATCAAAGCCACACATGGGCAGCTGTCTCTGTGCCAATTTCCACCCCAATCCAAGGCCTCTTTGGCACAATGTGGCGATCCCGCCCTTTACAGCTGGACACAGCTGGAGAGCTGGAGCCCAGATGGGGAGCCACGACCTTCTGGTCTCTCCAGCTCCGTGGGCCCACTGTGATACACTCGGCTCCCtctgcagcacagactgcactgtctCCACATGAGATATTGATGTCTGTTAGATGTCCAACCCGTGACCGCTACCACTGAGAAGGATGAGGGCGGCAGacatgtgggaacaccaccacttggaggttcccctcaccACCCTGGCTTTGACATATATCGACGTTCCTTTACTGTGGCTGAGTCAAAACCTTGGAATTTCCTCCCTCACaaccctgtgggtgtacctacccacaGGGATGCAGCGGTTCCAGGCGGCtggccaccaccttctcgaggggcaattagggatgggcaataaatgtttgcgATGCCCACATCGctacttcatctcaccctatcagcatCCCCTTCTGTCCCTTTGCCCCTCACACACTTACCTATCATCCTCCGAAATACATTCATTCATCATTccacgtgggagcgagttccacattcgaaCCACTCGCAAAGCAGAGATATTCCCATTCAATTTCCTGGTGGGGTTATTGGTGCTTTTGTTACCATGATCAGAATTTTGGGAGGTTGAACTGATTCCTGTGCATTCTGTAGTTCAGCTCCACTCCAGTGTGGAGCTTGCCCAGGGTCAGATTGCAGCAAGGAAGATTAAGAAGAGCGGTGTGatgacacagccttgcttgaccccagtCCGAATGTGTCTGTAGCTTGCATGTCATCATGGGGCAGGTGGAGGATGGTCACAAACCTTGGGGGCAGCCGATCATTGCGGGTTATTTGATTGTCTCCACTTGCTTGGACGATTGCAGCTCTAACAAGGAGCTCAGTGCCACCTAGGAGAATAAATCAGCTTAATTGGCATCCcctccaacattcactccctccaccaccgatgcacaatagCAGCTACCAGATGGGGGAGGCaggggtgttgtggtattgtcacgggACTAGTAAACCATGAACCCAGagtaacccgggttcgaatcctgccactgcagatggtgaaacttgaactcAATATCAAAAaacaaatctgtaattaaaagtttaatgatgaccattgttgactggcataaaaacccatctggttcactaatgtcctttagggaaggaaccctaccatccttacctggtctggcctacatgtgactccagacccacagcaatgtggttgactcttaactacccttgaAATAGCTTCACAAACAACATCCACTCAGACTAAGGgatcaataaatgctgggccacaTTTATTGCCatgtaagattttttttaaaatgtaaaatgcctttccaatgaaagggcaattttgcgtgtccaatccaccgaccctgcatgtatttgggttgtgggggtgagacccagggcagacacggggagaatgtgcaaactccacttgaacAGTGACGCGGGGTCGGGATCGACCCcggttcctcggcgccgtgagacggcagtgctaaccattgcgccacagagCCACCCACCCAAactccttccacagcacctttcaaatctgcagcctttaccatctagaaggacaaagcagcggatacctgggaacaccTGCATCACCTGTAAATCCCCCTTCAAATCACTCACCTAcctgacttgaaatgaaatgaaatggaaatcgcttagtaggcttcaaatgaagttactgtgaaaagcccctagtcgccacattccggcgcctgttcggggaggctggtacgggaatcgaaccgtgctgctggcctgccttggtctgcttgcaaagccagcgatttagccctatgctaaaccagcccctcttcactgtcactgagtcaaaatcccagaactccctcccgccttccctaacagcaccgtaggtgtgcctacacctcaggactgcagcaatttaaggcggctcaccaccaccttctcaagggcaatgagggatgggccattaatgccggccgagccagcaacgcccacattccaggaacaatttttaaaaaaaagttaaatgcAGTTCTTGAGGGCTATGGGACTTCCATTACTCggagagttaacagatgttgtttcaTTTCAAGCAGGGAATGCAAACTGGAGATTGAGTCGAGGCGTTCAAAACGCTGCAGGGTTTTGACACTTGGACTGAAATAGTTTCCATTGGGAGGAGCGTTGGGACCTGGATTTAAAGCAATTTACAAAATAGCCGAAGATATATGAGAAGAACTTTTATTTGTGCGACTGGTTTCAGTCAGAAATATCCAAAAGCAGTCGAATCATTAGTGGAAAAGAAAAACAAGTTTGGGTTATGCAGAAGGTTATGCATAAGGCGCAGTGAGAtgaagctctttcaaagagctggctgaGGTGACGTCCTCCTTTGCTGTATCTTTTTGCCATGCTATGATCGTTCTGTTAGTTGAATCCAGGCTGTTAAGGTATGGTCCAGGGAGCTCATGAATCCACATAAGTTTGCAGAGGCTTCAGGAAGTAGGCCGACACCACTTAGCTCTCtcccactctggacacacagactgCACGATGCAGCCGCTCCTGGCTCAGGAGGTCGATTGTCACAGCTCTCTGTTCTTGGAACCACTTTCAGTTTCCTCTCCTATTTGTGGAGACCCTGGCCTGGTGTGAACCCTCTGACCCAACCTTCTTTCGACTTTGACCCGTTGGATTGGCCGCCCTTTCtgtactgagtgtgtgtgttggaaggagggtggggaggggaagtcTCACTGCCGAGCCGAAGTTTTTATGAACAGGACTTCCTGATATTGTGTCAACAGCAGTTTCCCAGCACTGCCTGCCCCGTTTCTGTCAGCTTGCctctggtgaggggaggggggatcttTCTTCAGCAGAGGCAAATATGTGGAGGCCATGTGACAGGACACATTGGGAGTGCAGAACAGAGATAAAATGGCCTTTTCTTGGAttttcctgaggaaggagctgtgctccgaaagctagtgattcgaaacaaagctgttggactttaacccggtgttgtaagacgtcttactgtgcccaccccagtccaacgccggcacctccacatcaaggCAGGTGGAGAGCGGCACGGCGATTTgcagacgccgagctggagaccctgctgatGCCATGGAGGCGGCCCACCCTGTtatctggggtgggaaggaggctgccacccgccaccgggcctgggcgcaggtagcagaggctgtgagcgccatGAGGCCTAATGCCAGggtggccagcagtgccggaaaagctgcacgacctcctcagggcagccagggtgaggagacagcactgagcccctgacacaaacccccatcccaaacaccCGCAGCCCTCGCCCCTCCTCACCCAGAGGGAGACCGAAGCTCACCCGCTGGCAGTGTGTTCGCTACCCATCCAGCACCACAtggcagcacccataccggccagcATGGCCACGTGCCCTGGCCAGATTCCCATCCCCTGTGCTGTCAGGGTTTCTGTCTCTTctctccacccaccctcaccccccactggAGAAGGCAGGGCGTAACTGCAGGGAGAGAGGAAAGACTGGAGAGGGACCACTGGACCTGGTTGGTGGCCCTGAGAGAGGGCACTCGCCGAGGCAGAGATTGGCATCGGGCaaccaagtgagaccccactgtGTTGCAGTTTCCTATGGCATACGAGGCatgacccccaccctatccccataccacaCCCATTACTGTCCTTGGGGCACATGGTCAACAGGCTCATGGGTTTTCATCTGAGCGATGAGGGGGTCATTGTTGATGTCCAGATTTATGATTGTAGCGTTTATCTTGTGTCCCTCCAATTCTTGCTTTTTCCACATCCCTGCTTTTCATCCCTCCATCATTGGTGGCCCTtagccctggaattccctccctaatgtgCTCCCCGCCCGCTCTCTGTCGAAAGATACCTCTTTAAACTGATCTTTCGGCCAAGCTTTTGGAAAATTGTCCCCAAAATCTCCACATGTGGCTCGGTGTGATCTGCGTGAAGTGTGCTTATTACATtaaggtgctatatcaatgcaagttattgttgttgtTGTAGATCCAGCAGGCCCTGGGCTGCGAGGGTCAGGAATCGGTGATGGAGGTCACACGGCCCTCAAGGGAGCCCGCGCACAAAGCCCTGCCCGTCACCAGGCAACGGATCTCCACGATGACATCCCCGCTGAGAGCGGCCTATCGCATTCGCCACAAATACCTGAGCATGAAGAGGAAGCAGGCGGCCGCCGAGCTCAATGAGCCCGCGGCGCTCAAGGGGCCAGGGAGCAGGGCCATCGGCCAGTACCTAACCCCCAAGGGGCAAGAGTCCTCGGAGCGAGGCCCGAGACACAGAACCAAGGCAGCCGAGTACTTCACCTTCGAGAAAATCCCCACCAAAACCACGAGGAGGCGTCGCTCCAGCAAACGGCCcaaagtgctgtaccccagtgacacCAAGAAGTACCTGCCCGAGGAGAAGAAAAGCAAGGCCAAGAACTGCCTCTTCCTCCTGAGTCTCATCGTGTTCTTTCAGATCTACAACGCCATTGAGAACCTGGATGACAACGTGCTCAAATACGACCTGGCCGGCCTGGAGAAAACCCTCAAGAGGGAGGTCTTTGGGCAGGCGGTTGCCATCGATGGCCTGATGGATTTACTCAAGGACTACCTGGCCACCCACATTCACAACAAGCCGCTGGTCCTGTCCCTCAACGGCCCAGTGGGGGTGGGCAAGAGCCTGGTTGGTAGGCTGCTGGCCAAGCACTTCCGCTCGGTGCTGAGTGACCACTTGGTTTACCAGTACTTTGTGCTGCATCACTGCCCAGAGCAGGACAATGTCACGGGCTGCCTGCAGGAGCTGGCGGGGGGCATCACCGACATGGTCAGCcgggccgaggaggaggagaagatCCCACTGCTCATCTTCGACGAGGTGGAGTTCATGCAACCGGCCCTGTTGGACTTCCTGCAAAGCTACTTCAGGCCCCACCAACCCAATGAATTTCTCAATGCCGTGTATGTCTTGATCAGCAACTATGGGCAGGGGGAGATCACAAAGTTTGTCCTCCAGAACGCCTCCAGCGGGATGATGAGGCAGACGACAAAGTCACAAGAGCTTCTTTTCATTGTCCAATCCTTGCTGACCCATTCGCACCCACTGTGGGAGCATGCAGAGATTGTACCCTTCACTTTACTGGAGAGGACCCACATACAGGACTGTTTCCTCGAGGAGATGATGAGAGAGGGTTTCTACCCAGACACCAATCAGCTGGACGAGCTGTCCAGAGAGTTGAACTATTACTCTGTGGGCAAACGGCAGTACTCTGTTCATGGCTGCAAGCACGTTGGCTCCAAAGTGAATTTGTTGCGTTGAACAGCCGGAGCCCAGGTTCCCGTCCCATACACCCGGCCCAACAACAAGGCGAGGTCCGGCTAGGTTCCCTCGATGACACGTCTCCTGTCACATGGAGTCAGACTTTCACTAGTGTCTGCAGGAAGATGTCCGCTATTCACCACTGCCCCCAGTGTCTGTCTTCACCGGTCTGACTGACCAACTTACCTGGTGAAATATTTATCCACatcggggggttggagggaggggtggggggtgggggtgggggggggggggggggttggagacagGATGGTCACGATCCATGTCACTTTATTAGCTGCCAGTCACTGTCCAAGCTGAAAACTTTTTGTTGCGACGGTGAAGTCACCATTtaacccccgggtgctccggtttcctcccacggtccaaagatgtgcaggttagggggattggccatgataaattgccccttattgtctaaAGGTTAGTTAGgggtacggggatggggcaggggagtggatctgggtagggagctctttcagaggatcggtgcagactcagtggcggcctcctgcactgtgggaattctatgattctactctatgAAAAGGGAAAGTGAGAGTGAATGCTGGCTTCAACCAGACAGAACCGGTATTGCCTATAAACCCCCTCACTCTAGACAGACCCTCACTCTGGACAGACCCTCACTCTGGACAGACCCTCACTCTGGACAGACTCTCACTCTAGACAGACCCTCACTCTGGACAGACCCTCACTCTGGACAGACCCTCACTCTGGACAGACCCTCACGCTGGACAGACTCTCACTCTGGACAGCCCTTCACTCTGGACAGACCCTCACTCTGGACAGACTCTCATTCAGGACAGACCCTCACTCTAGACAGACCCTCACTCTGGACAGCCATTCACTCTGGACAGCCCTTCACTCTGGACTCGCCCTTCACTCTggactctccctcactctggactctccctcactctggactctccctcacactggacacTCGCTCACACTTCACTTCCTTACACTGGACACTCATTCCCACTGaatactccctcacactggactctctctcacactggactctctctcacactggactctctctcacactggactctccctcacactggacactccctcactctggactctccctcactctggactctctctcactctggactctccctcacactggacacTCGCTCACACTTCACTTCCTCACACTGGACACTCATTCCCACTGaatactccctcacactggactctccctcactctggactctccctcactctggactctccctcactctggactctccctccctctggactctccctcacactggacacTCGCTCACACTTCACTTCCTCACACTGGACACTCATTCCCACTGGACACTCGCTCACACTTCACTTCCTCACACTGGACACTCATTCACACTGaatactccctcacactggacAGCCCTTCACTCtggactctccctcacactggactcctcctcacactggactctccctcacactggactctcaCTGACACTGGACTCTCCCTGACACTGGagtctccctcacactggactctccctcacactggagtctccctcacactggactctcccTGACACTGGagtctccctcacactggactctccctcacactggagtctccctcacactggactctcccTGACACTGGagtctccctcacactggactctccctcacactggactctcccTGACACTGGACTCTCCCTGACACTGGACTCTCCCTGACACTGGAGTCTCCCTGACACtggactctccctcacactggagtctccctcacactggactctccctcacactggactctccctcacactggacactccctcacactggactctccctcacactggactctccctcacactggactctccctcacactggactctccctcacactggactctccTTCACACTGGACTCTCCCTGACACtggactctccctcacactggaatCTCCCTCACACaggactctccctcacactggactctccTTCACACTGGACTCTCCCTGGCACTGGagtctccctcacactggactctccctcacactggactctccctcacactggacacTCATTCCCACtggactctccctcacactggactctccctcacactggacactccctcacactggactctctctcacactggactctccctcacactggactctccctcacactggactctccctcacactggacacTCATTCCCACtggactctccctcacactggactctccctcacactggacactccctcacactggactctctctcacactggactctccctcacactggactctccctcacactggactcctcctcacactggactctccctcacactggactctccctcagactggactctccctcagactggacactccctcacactggacGCTCCCTCAGACTGGACACTCCCTCAGACTGGACACTCCCTCAGACtggactctccctcacactggactctccctcacactggacacTCATTCCCACtggactctccctcacactggagtCTCCCTCACACTGGagtctccctcacactggactctccctcacactggacacTCATTCCCACtggactctccctcacactggagtCTCCCTCACACTGGAGTCTCCCTCACACTGGACACTCATTCCCACtggactctccctcacactggactctccctcacactggactcttcCTCACTCTGACAATGTTCTTCACTCCAGTGGACAGTCCTGTATCGTATTCACATTGAGTTGGTCCTGAAAAGGAGAGTAGTGCTAAGTCCAGTGTCACATTGTCCATAAGACAGTGAGACGATAGAGTCAGTCAGAACCTCATGTTAAACATGACACCCCCTATCAGCTGCTCTCCATTGTGAACCATTAGTTAGCTCGCCCAGGAAGAGGGTTGAGCTCTGTCTATTCCACTGGGTCAGTGTGATAAGAGATTCGATCACTGAACACATGCTGAGTGTAATCTACTTTCTAATTTGTGTTGTCATTTTGAGACTGTGATAATGACTGTGTTGTTTGTACCCATTCACTCCCCTATGAAACGAGAATGGGAGACGTGTGTGGCCTTCTTTGCATAGGATTCAAATTCTGCTGCAGTTCAGTGTCAGGGCCAGCAATCTGAATTACAGATCTCACTTCCTCCTAATATCCAGGTCTACTCGGAAAACAGTCACTGTGTGCAGCTCCCAGCAACAGTGTAATGAGCAACACAGAAGAGAGTTAAAaacattggactggattctccgtattTTGTTCAGACTTGGCTGACGGTAAATGCCGCGTTACCCATATCGCAAAGGGAAACTGAGAACAACTGCCAAAACAGTTATTGCAATTTGTATATAATGAGGAGAGGATCTGAAATTAGGAAAAACTGTCCCGGACTACTTGTGATGATTTCATGGTAAAGTAAaccttaaagaaaagagaaaataaACTTAAACTTAAACCTAAGAAACAGTAACAACACTTTAAAACAATTCCAAAAGACCTTTATTTAAACTGCTCGCACCGTAAAGCTAATCTTGCCCTTTACTGTTCAACAACTATCAGAGATTTTACAACCTGTAGCATTACAGTAATTTTTAACACATAGTGTCGTGTTTTCTCTTGGGATGCCCTCCGAAGCAGACAGCAAACAGATCTCCAGGTTTGGCCTTGTTCACACTGCCTTCTGGGAGGTGTGCCCAGCTCACCTGTTGTCTCCTGGGAGATCTAAGCAGTTACCTCTTCACACACATGGGTTTCAGCGTTTCCTTAAATGTGCTCCTTCCCTTTGATCTCAATCAGTCTCTTCAGAATTACTTCATTCCTGCAATTGATTACATTTATTTCTGTAATTTAGCCCTTTGGTTTTTGT contains these protein-coding regions:
- the tor4aa gene encoding torsin-4A isoform X1; protein product: MLIQQALGCEGQESVMEVTRPSREPAHKALPVTRQRISTMTSPLRAAYRIRHKYLSMKRKQAAAELNEPAALKGPGSRAIGQYLTPKGQESSERGPRHRTKAAEYFTFEKIPTKTTRRRRSSKRPKVLYPSDTKKYLPEEKKSKAKNCLFLLSLIVFFQIYNAIENLDDNVLKYDLAGLEKTLKREVFGQAVAIDGLMDLLKDYLATHIHNKPLVLSLNGPVGVGKSLVGRLLAKHFRSVLSDHLVYQYFVLHHCPEQDNVTGCLQELAGGITDMVSRAEEEEKIPLLIFDEVEFMQPALLDFLQSYFRPHQPNEFLNAVYVLISNYGQGEITKFVLQNASSGMMRQTTKSQELLFIVQSLLTHSHPLWEHAEIVPFTLLERTHIQDCFLEEMMREGFYPDTNQLDELSRELNYYSVGKRQYSVHGCKHVGSKVNLLR
- the tor4aa gene encoding torsin-4A isoform X2; translated protein: MEVTRPSREPAHKALPVTRQRISTMTSPLRAAYRIRHKYLSMKRKQAAAELNEPAALKGPGSRAIGQYLTPKGQESSERGPRHRTKAAEYFTFEKIPTKTTRRRRSSKRPKVLYPSDTKKYLPEEKKSKAKNCLFLLSLIVFFQIYNAIENLDDNVLKYDLAGLEKTLKREVFGQAVAIDGLMDLLKDYLATHIHNKPLVLSLNGPVGVGKSLVGRLLAKHFRSVLSDHLVYQYFVLHHCPEQDNVTGCLQELAGGITDMVSRAEEEEKIPLLIFDEVEFMQPALLDFLQSYFRPHQPNEFLNAVYVLISNYGQGEITKFVLQNASSGMMRQTTKSQELLFIVQSLLTHSHPLWEHAEIVPFTLLERTHIQDCFLEEMMREGFYPDTNQLDELSRELNYYSVGKRQYSVHGCKHVGSKVNLLR